Proteins encoded by one window of Mesorhizobium sp. INR15:
- a CDS encoding acyl-CoA dehydrogenase family protein, with protein MADKSFLNWPFFEDRHRVLAERLEAWCAKNLPVDHHNVDAACRELVAKLGKDGWLKPTAVDSENPAPLDVRTLCITRETLARHDGLADFAFAMQGLGTGALSLFGTPGQQRNWLGKTRSGEAISAFALSEPRSGSDVANMEMTATRDGDSYVLSGEKTWISNGGIADLYVVFARTGEAPGAKGLSAFIVPGDVKGLTIAERLEVIAPHPLARLSFDGVRLPASALIGKPGDGFRIAMSVLDVFRSTVGAAALGFARRALDESISRVAERKLFGAPMAELQMVQGHIADMALDVDAAALLVYRAAWTKDMGAPRVTREAAMAKLFATDKAQEVIDKAVQLHGGDGVRKGHIVESLYREIRALRIYEGASDVQKVVIARQVMGAG; from the coding sequence ATGGCTGACAAGAGCTTCCTCAACTGGCCGTTCTTCGAAGACCGCCATCGCGTGCTGGCCGAGCGGCTGGAGGCATGGTGTGCGAAAAACCTGCCGGTCGATCACCACAATGTCGATGCAGCCTGCCGCGAGCTGGTGGCGAAGCTTGGCAAGGACGGCTGGCTGAAGCCGACGGCGGTCGACAGCGAAAATCCCGCGCCGCTCGACGTGCGCACGCTGTGCATCACACGCGAAACGCTCGCCCGTCATGACGGACTGGCCGATTTCGCCTTCGCCATGCAGGGGCTCGGCACCGGGGCGCTCAGCCTTTTCGGCACGCCCGGGCAACAGCGAAATTGGCTCGGCAAGACGCGCTCGGGAGAAGCAATTTCCGCTTTCGCGTTGTCGGAGCCACGCTCCGGCTCGGATGTCGCCAACATGGAGATGACCGCGACCCGCGACGGCGACAGCTATGTTCTTTCAGGCGAAAAGACCTGGATTTCCAATGGTGGCATCGCCGATCTCTATGTCGTCTTCGCCCGCACCGGCGAAGCGCCCGGCGCCAAGGGACTTTCAGCGTTCATCGTGCCAGGTGACGTCAAGGGCCTCACAATCGCCGAACGGCTGGAAGTGATCGCACCGCATCCGCTGGCGCGCCTGTCTTTCGACGGCGTCCGCTTGCCGGCCTCGGCGCTGATCGGCAAACCGGGCGACGGTTTCCGCATCGCCATGTCGGTGCTCGACGTCTTCCGTTCGACCGTCGGCGCCGCCGCACTCGGCTTTGCCCGCCGCGCACTCGACGAAAGCATCAGCAGAGTTGCCGAGCGCAAACTGTTCGGCGCACCGATGGCCGAGTTGCAGATGGTGCAGGGACATATCGCCGACATGGCGCTGGATGTCGATGCGGCCGCCTTGCTGGTCTATCGCGCCGCCTGGACCAAGGACATGGGGGCGCCCCGGGTTACCCGCGAGGCGGCGATGGCCAAGCTCTTTGCCACCGACAAGGCGCAAGAAGTGATCGACAAGGCTGTGCAACTGCATGGCGGCGACGGTGTGCGCAAAGGTCATATTGTCGAAAGCCTCTATCGCGAGATCCGCGCGCTGCGCATCTACGAAGGGGCGTCCGACGTGCAGAAGGTGGTGATCGCCCGGCAAGTGATGGGCGCGGGCTGA
- a CDS encoding RidA family protein, with product MHTILQPEGWAKPVGYANGVAARGQLVFVGGQVGWNGQCQFETDDFVGQVRQTLENIVAVLAEAGAGPQHITSMTWYFVDKAEYRSNLRGIGEAYRDVIGRHFPAMAAMQVVSLVEDRAKVEIQATAVIPE from the coding sequence ATGCACACAATCCTGCAGCCGGAAGGCTGGGCCAAACCTGTCGGCTACGCGAACGGCGTCGCGGCACGCGGGCAACTTGTCTTCGTCGGGGGCCAGGTCGGCTGGAACGGCCAATGCCAGTTCGAAACCGACGACTTCGTCGGCCAGGTGCGGCAGACGCTTGAGAACATCGTGGCGGTGCTGGCGGAAGCCGGCGCCGGGCCACAGCACATCACCTCGATGACCTGGTATTTTGTCGACAAGGCCGAATACAGGTCGAATCTCAGAGGCATCGGCGAAGCCTATCGCGACGTGATCGGCCGGCACTTTCCGGCTATGGCCGCGATGCAGGTGGTGTCGCTGGTCGAGGACCGCGCCAAGGTCGAGATCCAGGCTACGGCTGTCATCCCGGAGTAA
- a CDS encoding HpcH/HpaI aldolase/citrate lyase family protein, translated as MSELRQKCIGRQRLVGSFAAIPHAVAVEVLALAGLDFLCIDWEHAQISRDMIETMIRAADVHRVPAMVRVPGHAPEAIAAALDSGAQGVLVPRVSTSAQAAMAVKASRYPPKGERGVGPGRAAGYGYRIPEYLAAANERTVVAVQVETAEGLANIEAIAAVEGVDVIFVGPGDLSVSIDALGPQGADKLADAIGRIISVAIGHSKAAGIFCAKPADVGQWAAIGASFFILASDTMFLGAGAAAGHSAAHAELARDRHG; from the coding sequence ATGAGCGAACTTCGCCAGAAATGCATCGGCAGGCAACGCCTTGTCGGCTCCTTTGCCGCCATACCACACGCCGTCGCCGTGGAAGTCCTGGCGCTAGCCGGTCTCGACTTCCTCTGCATCGACTGGGAGCATGCGCAGATATCCAGGGACATGATCGAGACCATGATCCGCGCCGCCGACGTGCATCGCGTGCCGGCCATGGTGCGGGTTCCCGGCCATGCGCCGGAGGCGATCGCCGCGGCGCTGGACAGTGGCGCGCAAGGCGTGCTTGTCCCGCGCGTCTCGACATCAGCCCAAGCCGCCATGGCGGTGAAGGCTTCGCGCTATCCGCCGAAAGGCGAGCGTGGCGTCGGACCCGGGCGCGCCGCCGGCTATGGCTACCGCATTCCGGAATATCTCGCCGCGGCCAATGAGAGGACCGTTGTCGCGGTTCAGGTCGAGACGGCGGAGGGCCTTGCCAATATCGAGGCGATCGCGGCGGTCGAGGGTGTCGATGTGATCTTTGTCGGCCCCGGAGATCTCTCGGTGTCGATCGACGCACTTGGCCCTCAAGGCGCCGACAAGCTCGCTGATGCGATCGGCAGGATCATCAGCGTGGCGATCGGACATAGCAAGGCCGCCGGCATCTTCTGCGCCAAGCCGGCCGATGTCGGCCAATGGGCCGCCATCGGTGCCAGTTTCTTCATCCTGGCCAGCGACACGATGTTTCTCGGCGCGGGTGCGGCGGCCGGCCATTCCGCCGCGCATGCCGAACTGGCGAGAGACAGGCA